A stretch of the Amycolatopsis sp. BJA-103 genome encodes the following:
- a CDS encoding ABC transporter permease, giving the protein MSKTNGSGPVTRADHGVHTDPAALLELTEVASHERTEVGPDGAVAGYRADRTLRLGVELKRQLKRRRTQLMLGFVALLPFILVIAFEIGQANPNRRSGGFVDLATASAPNFVVLALFVSGTFLLPMIVALFYGDTIASEASWSSLKYLLAMPVPRHRVLRQKAIVSGILSAIALILLPLVALIVGVIWYGAGDAISPTGDAVSFSDSLVAMGLATIYIILQLAWVAGLAMLLSVATDAPLGAVGGAVIVAIVSQILDQITALEGLRDYLPTHFAFSWMDLISTDIDWTNMANGLLSAALYGTVFFLLAGRRFATKDITS; this is encoded by the coding sequence GTGAGTAAGACCAATGGCTCCGGCCCGGTGACCCGGGCGGATCACGGAGTGCACACCGATCCGGCGGCCCTGCTGGAGCTGACCGAGGTCGCGTCGCACGAACGCACCGAGGTCGGCCCGGACGGGGCGGTGGCGGGTTACCGCGCCGACCGGACGCTGCGGCTCGGCGTCGAACTGAAACGGCAGCTCAAACGGCGGCGGACCCAGCTCATGCTGGGGTTCGTCGCGCTGCTGCCGTTCATCCTGGTGATCGCTTTCGAGATCGGGCAGGCCAACCCGAACCGCCGCAGCGGCGGATTCGTCGACCTCGCCACCGCGAGCGCGCCGAACTTCGTGGTGCTCGCGCTGTTCGTCTCCGGGACGTTCCTGCTCCCGATGATCGTGGCGCTGTTCTACGGCGACACGATCGCGAGCGAGGCGTCGTGGTCGAGCCTGAAATACCTGCTCGCGATGCCGGTCCCCCGGCATCGGGTGCTGCGGCAGAAGGCGATCGTCTCCGGCATCCTGTCCGCGATCGCGCTGATCCTGTTGCCGCTGGTGGCGCTGATAGTCGGCGTCATCTGGTACGGGGCGGGCGACGCGATCAGCCCAACCGGGGACGCGGTGTCGTTCAGCGACAGCCTCGTGGCCATGGGGCTGGCGACGATCTACATCATCCTGCAGCTGGCGTGGGTGGCCGGTCTGGCGATGCTGCTCTCGGTCGCCACCGATGCCCCGCTGGGCGCTGTCGGCGGTGCGGTGATCGTCGCGATCGTTTCGCAGATCCTCGACCAGATCACCGCACTGGAAGGGCTGAGGGACTATCTGCCGACGCATTTCGCGTTCTCGTGGATGGATCTGATCTCGACCGACATCGACTGGACGAACATGGCCAACGGCCTGCTGTCGGCGGCGTTGTACGGCACGGTGTTCTTCCTCCTGGCCGGTCGCCGGTTCGCGACGAAGGACATCACCAGCTGA
- a CDS encoding enoyl-CoA hydratase/isomerase family protein codes for MATSSIRVDDEGGIAVVTLQHGKANTLDTEFCQELALRLEDVQLGGCRGVVLTGTGGVFSAGVDLRRVHDGGADYVEDFLPALSDAFLSVFGFPGPVVAAVNGHAIAGGAVLAAACDRRVLADGPGRIGITELLVGVPFPLAALEILRSGFGADILAELAFLGETHLPEDALRLGLVNEVTAPESVLPRAIEVAGKLAEIPAAAYAHTKAQLHRPFHERIAEHRTGDDAHVLELWSSPEALAAIKAYVERVLRRAG; via the coding sequence ATGGCCACCTCTTCGATCCGCGTGGACGACGAAGGCGGGATCGCCGTCGTCACCCTCCAGCACGGCAAGGCGAACACCCTCGACACGGAATTCTGCCAAGAGCTGGCCCTCCGGCTCGAAGACGTCCAGCTCGGCGGCTGTCGCGGGGTCGTGCTGACCGGTACCGGCGGCGTCTTCTCGGCAGGTGTCGACCTCCGACGGGTGCACGACGGCGGCGCGGACTACGTCGAGGACTTCCTGCCCGCGCTGTCGGATGCGTTCCTCTCGGTGTTCGGCTTCCCCGGCCCGGTGGTCGCGGCCGTCAACGGACACGCGATCGCCGGCGGGGCCGTGCTGGCCGCCGCCTGCGACCGCCGCGTCCTCGCCGACGGCCCTGGCCGGATCGGGATCACCGAACTGCTCGTCGGCGTCCCGTTCCCGTTGGCGGCGCTGGAGATCCTGCGGTCCGGGTTCGGCGCCGACATCCTCGCCGAACTCGCGTTCCTCGGCGAGACCCACCTGCCGGAGGACGCGCTCCGGCTCGGGCTGGTGAACGAGGTGACCGCGCCCGAGTCCGTGCTGCCGCGCGCGATCGAGGTGGCCGGGAAACTCGCCGAGATCCCCGCGGCCGCGTACGCGCACACGAAGGCCCAGCTGCACCGGCCGTTCCACGAGCGGATCGCCGAGCACCGCACCGGCGACGACGCCCACGTCCTCGAACTGTGGAGCTCACCCGAGGCGCTCGCGGCCATCAAGGCCTACGTCGAACGCGTGCTCCGCCGCGCCGGATAG
- a CDS encoding S28 family serine protease: MRKLTAAWSVLAITVLSLAGLTPVAQAAPEDVKEALGRIPGLTVVSENPAPTGYRFFKLSYTQPVDHRRPGSGTFQQRFTLLHKEFRSPTVVYTSGYNVSESPNRSEPTQIVDGNQLSMEYRFFTPSRPDRPDWGKHLTIWQAAADQHRAVEAFKRLYPGKWLATGGSKGGMTATYFRRFFPNDVDATIPYVAPNDVINSHDRYNRFLANVGNDPACRSALKAIQRDVLTRRPEFAALAAADAAKNGYTFTTVGSADISLEISVIDSYFAFWQYQKQSDCATIPKAGAPVAEVYAWFERVESLNTYSDQNLGIYVPYYFQAAYQLGAPESYEGYLRDLLRYPGTNVSRTFVPKSVDIPRFDHLAMPDIDFWVKTQGKRLLFVYGGNDPWGAEPFQLGFGTKDSYSYTVPGGNHGARISQLPAAQAAEATNNVRRWAGLPPVSPGVTTRSVPSGFPDFDADLSLQHRPRL; this comes from the coding sequence ATGCGGAAGCTCACGGCGGCGTGGTCGGTCCTGGCGATCACCGTTCTCTCACTGGCCGGGCTGACCCCGGTCGCGCAGGCGGCACCCGAGGACGTCAAAGAGGCACTCGGGCGGATACCCGGCCTGACCGTCGTCTCGGAAAATCCGGCGCCGACCGGATACCGGTTCTTCAAGCTCAGCTACACCCAGCCCGTGGACCACCGCAGGCCTGGCTCCGGCACCTTCCAGCAGCGTTTCACCTTGCTGCACAAGGAGTTCCGCTCGCCGACCGTGGTGTACACGAGCGGGTACAACGTGTCGGAATCGCCCAACCGCTCGGAGCCGACCCAGATCGTCGACGGCAACCAGCTGTCGATGGAGTACCGGTTCTTCACCCCGTCGCGACCGGACCGGCCGGACTGGGGCAAGCACCTGACCATCTGGCAGGCCGCCGCCGACCAGCACCGCGCTGTGGAGGCCTTCAAGCGGCTCTACCCGGGCAAGTGGCTCGCGACGGGCGGCAGCAAGGGCGGCATGACGGCGACCTACTTCCGTAGGTTCTTCCCGAACGACGTCGACGCGACGATCCCCTACGTCGCGCCCAACGACGTCATCAACTCGCACGACCGCTACAACCGGTTCCTGGCGAACGTCGGGAACGACCCGGCCTGCCGGTCTGCGCTGAAGGCGATCCAGCGCGACGTGCTGACCCGGCGTCCGGAGTTCGCGGCGCTCGCCGCGGCGGACGCGGCCAAGAACGGCTACACGTTCACGACCGTCGGCTCGGCCGACATCTCGCTGGAGATTTCGGTCATCGACTCGTACTTCGCCTTCTGGCAGTACCAGAAGCAGTCCGACTGCGCGACGATCCCGAAGGCCGGCGCCCCGGTGGCCGAGGTCTACGCGTGGTTCGAACGCGTCGAAAGCCTCAACACCTACTCCGACCAGAACCTCGGGATCTACGTCCCCTACTACTTCCAGGCGGCCTATCAGCTCGGCGCCCCGGAGTCCTACGAAGGCTATCTCCGGGATCTGCTGCGCTACCCGGGAACCAACGTGTCGCGGACGTTCGTGCCGAAGTCGGTCGACATCCCGCGGTTCGATCACCTGGCGATGCCGGACATCGACTTCTGGGTGAAGACGCAGGGGAAGCGGCTGCTGTTCGTCTACGGCGGGAACGATCCTTGGGGCGCGGAACCGTTCCAGCTCGGCTTCGGCACGAAGGACTCGTACAGCTACACCGTGCCGGGCGGGAACCACGGCGCGCGGATCTCGCAGCTTCCGGCGGCTCAGGCAGCCGAAGCGACGAACAACGTACGGCGCTGGGCGGGACTGCCCCCGGTTTCGCCCGGGGTGACCACGCGCTCGGTGCCGTCCGGCTTCCCGGACTTCGACGCGGACCTGAGCCTGCAGCACCGCCCGCGCCTCTGA
- the uvrB gene encoding excinuclease ABC subunit UvrB, with amino-acid sequence MAFATEHPVLAQSDHRPVTDIPRTGGRFEVVSDYKPAGDQPAAIDELERRVNAGERDVVLLGATGTGKSATTAWLIERVQRPTLVMAPNKTLAAQLANELRELFPHNAVEYFVSYYDYYQPEAYIAQTDTYIEKDSSINDDVERLRHSATMNLLSRRDVIVVASVSCIYGLGTPQSYLDRSSELKVGEQLDRDVFLRALVDVQYTRNDIAFARGTFRARGDTVEIIPAYEELAIRVEFFGDEIEKLYYLHPLTGDIVKEVDEVRIFPATHYVAGPERMEKAIHGIEAELEQRLAELEKQGKLLEAQRLRMRTAYDIEMMRQVGFCSGIENYSRHIDGREAGTAPATLIDYFPDDFLLVIDESHQTVPQIGGMFEGDMSRKRNLVEFGFRLPSAVDNRPLTWEEFTDRIGQTVYLSATPGPYEMGQAGGEFVEQVIRPTGLVDPKVVVKPTEGQIDDLVHEIRERAEKDERVLVTTLTKKMSEDLTDYLLELGIRVRYLHSEVDTLRRIELLRQLRAGDFDVLVGINLLREGLDLPEVSLVAILDADKEGFLRSGTSLIQTIGRAARNVSGEVHMYADKITDSMRHAIDETDRRREKQVAYNEERGVDPQPLRKKIADILDRVYSEAEDSEETVAVGGSGRNASRGKKPEQGDRVRSSGMLVDKDVSGMPRAQLADLIQQMTEQMMQAARDLQFELAARLRDEVSDLKKELRGMDAAGIK; translated from the coding sequence GTGGCTTTCGCAACCGAACACCCCGTACTCGCCCAGTCGGACCACCGGCCCGTCACGGACATCCCCCGGACCGGCGGCCGGTTCGAGGTCGTCAGTGACTACAAGCCCGCCGGTGACCAGCCGGCGGCCATCGACGAGCTCGAACGCCGGGTCAACGCGGGCGAGCGGGACGTCGTGCTGCTGGGCGCGACGGGTACCGGTAAGTCGGCGACGACGGCCTGGCTGATCGAGCGCGTCCAGCGCCCGACGCTGGTGATGGCGCCGAACAAGACGCTCGCCGCGCAGCTGGCGAACGAGCTGAGGGAGCTGTTCCCGCACAACGCGGTCGAGTACTTCGTCAGTTACTACGACTACTACCAGCCCGAGGCGTACATCGCGCAGACGGACACCTACATCGAGAAGGACTCGTCGATCAACGACGACGTCGAGCGGCTGCGGCACTCGGCGACGATGAACCTGCTTTCGCGGCGCGACGTCATCGTGGTCGCGAGTGTCTCGTGCATCTACGGCCTCGGCACACCCCAGTCGTATCTGGACCGGTCCTCGGAGCTGAAGGTCGGCGAGCAGCTCGACCGGGACGTTTTCCTCCGCGCACTGGTGGACGTGCAGTACACCCGCAACGACATCGCCTTCGCCCGCGGCACCTTCCGCGCCCGCGGCGACACGGTCGAGATCATCCCGGCGTACGAGGAACTGGCGATCCGCGTCGAGTTCTTCGGCGACGAGATCGAGAAGCTGTACTACCTGCACCCGCTCACCGGCGACATCGTGAAAGAGGTCGACGAGGTCCGCATCTTCCCGGCCACGCACTACGTCGCGGGCCCGGAGCGGATGGAGAAGGCCATCCACGGCATCGAGGCCGAGCTGGAGCAGCGGCTGGCCGAGCTGGAGAAGCAGGGCAAGCTGCTCGAGGCGCAGCGGCTGCGGATGCGCACCGCGTACGACATCGAGATGATGCGCCAGGTCGGGTTCTGCTCCGGCATCGAGAACTACTCGCGGCATATCGACGGCCGCGAGGCGGGGACGGCGCCCGCCACGCTGATCGACTACTTCCCGGACGACTTCCTGCTGGTCATCGACGAGTCGCACCAGACCGTCCCGCAGATCGGCGGCATGTTCGAAGGCGACATGTCGCGGAAGCGGAACCTGGTCGAGTTCGGGTTCCGGCTGCCCAGCGCGGTGGACAACCGGCCGTTGACCTGGGAGGAGTTCACCGACCGGATCGGGCAGACGGTGTACCTGTCGGCGACGCCGGGGCCGTACGAGATGGGGCAGGCGGGCGGCGAGTTCGTCGAGCAGGTCATCCGGCCGACCGGCCTGGTCGACCCGAAGGTGGTCGTGAAGCCCACCGAAGGCCAGATCGACGACCTGGTGCACGAGATCCGCGAGCGGGCCGAGAAGGACGAGCGCGTCCTGGTCACCACGCTCACCAAGAAGATGTCCGAGGACCTCACCGACTACCTGCTGGAGCTGGGCATCCGGGTGCGGTACCTGCACTCCGAGGTGGACACCCTGCGCCGGATCGAGCTGCTGCGGCAGTTGCGGGCGGGCGACTTCGACGTGCTGGTCGGCATCAACCTGCTCCGTGAGGGCCTCGACCTGCCCGAGGTCTCGCTGGTCGCGATCCTCGACGCGGACAAGGAAGGCTTCCTCCGCAGCGGCACGTCGCTGATCCAGACGATCGGCCGTGCCGCGCGAAACGTGTCGGGTGAAGTCCACATGTACGCGGACAAGATCACCGACTCGATGCGGCACGCCATCGACGAGACCGATCGCCGCCGCGAGAAGCAGGTCGCCTACAACGAGGAACGCGGCGTCGACCCGCAGCCGCTGCGGAAGAAGATCGCCGACATCCTCGACCGCGTCTACAGCGAGGCCGAGGACTCGGAGGAGACGGTCGCCGTCGGCGGTTCGGGCCGGAACGCGTCGCGCGGCAAGAAGCCCGAGCAGGGCGACAGGGTGCGCAGCTCCGGGATGCTCGTCGACAAGGACGTCTCCGGGATGCCGCGCGCCCAGCTGGCCGACCTCATCCAGCAGATGACCGAGCAGATGATGCAGGCCGCGCGCGACCTGCAGTTCGAGCTGGCGGCCCGGCTGCGGGACGAGGTCTCCGACCTCAAGAAGGAACTGCGCGGCATGGACGCGGCCGGCATCAAGTAG
- a CDS encoding DUF5685 family protein — MFGIIRPCRHRLSAGLHADWLAHLCGLCLALRDEHGHLARMVTNYDGLIISALVEAQSPRAEGRRDAGPCPLRAMKGTSVAKGDGAQLAAAVSLVLASAKISDHVEDRDGAFARRSVALAARRVATRWADQGSRTGIRVGFDTAVLTEAVDRQGEIERAVSLGDSAVLATEPAELATSAAFAHTAVLAGRPENAAPLAEAGRLFGRAAHLLDAVEDLAVDEAAGAWNPLTATGTGLAEARRLCDDAVFGVELALREVRFDQPKLVHALLVHELRQAVRRAFGHGSQQPPPGWIGPGPQPQQHPHQPYPAHQGGYQPPPPPPGAPGGGGPPQEPPKQKRKHGGPPTDGQGGCCWTPKFRVPARPRGFFFGCAVATYMCCSCQFCCRDPFPGAWSGKPHEAWCNNCDGCDCCNCCDCSC, encoded by the coding sequence ATGTTCGGGATCATCAGGCCGTGCCGCCATCGGCTCTCCGCGGGTCTGCACGCGGATTGGCTCGCTCATCTCTGCGGTCTTTGCCTGGCGTTGCGCGACGAACACGGACATCTCGCCCGAATGGTGACGAACTATGACGGCTTGATCATCTCGGCGCTCGTCGAAGCCCAGTCGCCGCGTGCGGAGGGACGGCGCGACGCCGGTCCTTGTCCGCTTCGGGCGATGAAGGGAACGTCGGTCGCGAAGGGGGATGGTGCCCAGCTCGCGGCGGCGGTCTCCCTCGTGCTGGCTTCGGCCAAGATCAGTGACCACGTCGAGGACCGTGACGGCGCCTTCGCGCGGCGCTCCGTCGCTCTCGCCGCGAGGCGGGTGGCGACGCGCTGGGCGGACCAGGGGAGCCGCACGGGCATCAGAGTCGGGTTCGACACGGCGGTCCTCACTGAGGCCGTCGACAGGCAGGGCGAGATCGAACGCGCCGTCAGCCTCGGTGATTCGGCCGTGCTCGCCACCGAACCCGCCGAACTGGCGACTTCGGCCGCGTTCGCGCACACCGCCGTGCTGGCCGGGCGTCCGGAGAACGCCGCGCCGCTGGCCGAGGCCGGTCGCCTGTTCGGCAGGGCCGCGCATCTGCTCGACGCCGTCGAAGATCTCGCCGTGGACGAGGCCGCCGGTGCCTGGAACCCGCTGACGGCCACCGGGACCGGGCTCGCCGAGGCGCGGCGGCTGTGCGACGACGCCGTGTTCGGTGTCGAACTCGCCCTTCGCGAGGTGAGGTTCGATCAGCCCAAGCTGGTGCACGCGTTGCTGGTGCACGAACTGCGTCAGGCGGTGCGGCGGGCCTTCGGGCACGGATCCCAGCAGCCCCCGCCGGGGTGGATCGGTCCCGGACCTCAGCCGCAACAGCATCCGCATCAGCCGTATCCGGCTCACCAGGGCGGTTACCAGCCGCCACCTCCGCCGCCGGGCGCTCCCGGTGGTGGAGGCCCGCCCCAGGAGCCGCCCAAGCAGAAGCGGAAGCACGGCGGCCCGCCGACCGACGGCCAGGGTGGTTGCTGCTGGACGCCGAAGTTCCGGGTGCCCGCCCGCCCGAGGGGGTTCTTCTTCGGCTGCGCGGTGGCGACCTACATGTGCTGCTCGTGCCAGTTCTGCTGCCGGGACCCGTTCCCGGGGGCGTGGAGCGGGAAGCCGCACGAGGCCTGGTGCAACAACTGTGACGGTTGTGACTGCTGCAACTGCTGTGACTGTTCCTGTTGA
- a CDS encoding DUF402 domain-containing protein produces MTALHPPKVEYFDPAAKTNTDPKGVVRDVEEYREEPFGLYMARPAPGRKQFRYLESWLLPDLGLRITDFWFNPGHERDQDFYLDVVDIRREDGVWVATDLYLDLVLRDKKSVEVIDTDELLAAVTTGLLSAADGERALGVSHTTVDGLAAHGHDLRHWLSTKDITLGWRRH; encoded by the coding sequence ATGACCGCGCTGCACCCGCCCAAGGTCGAGTACTTCGATCCGGCCGCGAAGACCAACACGGATCCCAAGGGCGTCGTGAGGGACGTCGAGGAATACCGCGAGGAGCCCTTCGGCCTCTACATGGCGCGACCGGCTCCGGGGCGGAAGCAGTTCCGCTACCTCGAGTCCTGGCTGCTGCCGGATCTCGGCCTGCGGATCACCGACTTCTGGTTCAACCCCGGCCACGAACGCGATCAGGACTTCTACCTCGACGTCGTCGACATCCGTCGTGAAGACGGCGTCTGGGTCGCCACCGACCTGTATCTCGACCTCGTCCTGCGGGACAAGAAGTCCGTCGAGGTGATCGACACCGACGAACTCCTCGCCGCGGTCACCACCGGGCTGCTCTCCGCCGCCGACGGCGAACGCGCGCTCGGCGTCAGCCACACGACCGTGGACGGGCTGGCCGCCCACGGTCACGACCTGCGCCACTGGCTGTCCACAAAGGACATCACGCTCGGCTGGCGGCGGCATTGA
- a CDS encoding ArnT family glycosyltransferase, which yields MVVEAEGLRERYRERERAEVAPFARTPVLAIAGAMGAVLTATAGRYGYFGDELYFLAAGRHLDWGYADQPPLLPLLARLMDAFGADSPFVLRIPATLAMVAGVVLTALIARELGGGRRAQVIAAATFAVSVQMLGGGHYLATSTLDPFLWTLLIWLLVRWTRTRADGLLLWSGVVTGFALNTKFLIGAFWVVALAAAVVFGPRDLLRRPALWFGALIAVAMITPTLVWQAANGWPQLTMGAAISQEVSAGWGGRATFVPTLVMSAGVPVGMVLVCYGLWRLLRSERLRPYRFLGWTALGVLALFLLANGRYYYAAGMFAPLFAAAAVEIEAGQASKYWRWIATWPVYVLAAVVTIPQTLPILPPSSVASTPAWARPLLADEEIGWREITESVAGAYRAVPDPSRTGVIAAKYWQASAIDHYGPELGLPSPSSPNRGYATFPRPPESARDVLFVGNDASVLVPYFTQVRDVGALDNRAGVPNSSQGMKIWLATGRNGTWDEVWPRLTDWGF from the coding sequence GTGGTCGTCGAGGCCGAGGGACTCCGAGAGCGGTACAGGGAACGAGAACGCGCGGAGGTCGCGCCGTTCGCCAGGACGCCGGTGCTCGCGATCGCCGGGGCGATGGGGGCGGTGCTCACGGCGACGGCCGGTCGCTACGGCTACTTCGGCGACGAGCTGTACTTCCTGGCGGCGGGCCGGCATCTGGACTGGGGGTATGCCGACCAGCCGCCGCTGTTGCCGCTCCTGGCCCGGCTGATGGACGCGTTCGGCGCCGATTCACCCTTCGTCCTGCGGATCCCGGCGACGCTGGCGATGGTCGCCGGAGTCGTGCTGACCGCGTTGATCGCCAGGGAACTGGGCGGCGGACGCCGGGCGCAGGTGATCGCGGCGGCGACCTTCGCGGTGTCCGTCCAGATGCTCGGCGGCGGGCACTACCTGGCGACCAGCACCCTCGACCCGTTCCTGTGGACGCTGCTGATCTGGCTGCTCGTCCGGTGGACCCGGACCCGCGCGGACGGCCTCCTGCTCTGGAGCGGCGTGGTGACCGGGTTCGCGCTGAACACGAAGTTCCTCATCGGGGCGTTCTGGGTCGTCGCGCTGGCCGCCGCGGTGGTCTTCGGGCCGCGCGATCTCCTCCGCCGTCCGGCGCTCTGGTTCGGCGCGCTGATCGCCGTCGCGATGATCACCCCCACGCTCGTCTGGCAGGCCGCGAACGGCTGGCCGCAGCTGACGATGGGCGCCGCGATCTCCCAGGAGGTTTCGGCGGGCTGGGGCGGGCGGGCCACGTTCGTTCCGACGCTGGTGATGAGCGCGGGCGTCCCGGTGGGGATGGTCCTCGTCTGTTACGGGCTGTGGCGGCTGCTGCGCTCCGAACGCCTGCGGCCGTACCGGTTCCTCGGCTGGACCGCGCTCGGCGTACTCGCCCTGTTCCTGCTGGCGAACGGGCGTTACTACTACGCGGCCGGGATGTTCGCCCCGCTGTTCGCGGCCGCCGCGGTGGAGATCGAAGCGGGTCAGGCGTCGAAGTACTGGCGCTGGATCGCCACCTGGCCGGTCTACGTCCTGGCGGCGGTGGTCACGATTCCGCAGACGCTTCCGATCCTCCCGCCGTCGTCGGTCGCGAGCACCCCGGCCTGGGCGCGGCCGCTCCTCGCCGACGAGGAGATCGGCTGGCGGGAGATCACGGAGTCGGTGGCGGGGGCGTACCGCGCCGTTCCCGACCCGTCTCGCACGGGCGTCATCGCGGCGAAGTACTGGCAGGCCAGTGCCATCGACCACTATGGACCGGAGCTGGGGCTTCCGTCGCCGTCGAGCCCGAACCGCGGCTACGCGACTTTCCCGCGGCCGCCGGAATCGGCACGGGACGTCCTGTTCGTCGGGAACGACGCTTCGGTGCTTGTGCCGTACTTCACGCAGGTGCGTGACGTCGGTGCGCTCGACAACCGTGCCGGGGTGCCGAATTCGAGTCAGGGCATGAAGATCTGGCTGGCCACGGGCCGGAACGGGACGTGGGACGAGGTGTGGCCGAGACTCACGGACTGGGGCTTCTGA
- a CDS encoding ArnT family glycosyltransferase codes for MEAASAAETPTASGTAFARLPVALLAAATAAVLLATAWRYGYFGDELYFLSAGKRLAWGYADQPPVLPFLAMLMDWLAPGNVFVFRLPAVLATAAGVVFTGLIAYEMGGDRRAQTRAAAAYAICGQFIGSGHYLATSTIDPALWALIAWLLVRWMRTRDDNLLLWLGVATAVALNVKLLVATFWVAAGVAILIFGPRDLLRRPKLWLGAGIAAVSLVPTLWWQASNGWPQLEMGDVIAHETTGGWSGRAGFLPALLTGAGLGIGVVGVLYGLGVLLFSAKSREYRFLGWTAVGVIALFILSNGRYYYAAGMFGVLWAGAAVHFGQLKPSLWFRWIPTWPVFLLSALYTLPYALPVWPATWLAEGREVPRPAYALEEIGWPDLARSVADAYHRLPPEQRARTTLVTAGYWQAGALDRYGADYGLPAVYSPSRGFWYFGRPPETADSVLFVGPDPARLLRSFTEARIVSHVDNELGVRNVSRGMPIWLVTGHTESWATAWPGLREFRV; via the coding sequence ATGGAAGCCGCCAGCGCGGCCGAAACACCGACCGCGTCCGGCACGGCGTTCGCCCGGCTCCCGGTGGCGCTGCTCGCCGCCGCGACCGCGGCGGTCCTGCTGGCGACAGCGTGGCGGTACGGCTACTTCGGCGACGAACTGTACTTCCTCTCCGCGGGCAAGCGGCTGGCCTGGGGTTACGCCGATCAGCCGCCGGTGCTCCCCTTCCTGGCGATGCTGATGGACTGGCTCGCGCCGGGCAACGTCTTCGTGTTCCGGCTCCCCGCCGTCCTCGCGACGGCCGCGGGGGTCGTGTTCACCGGGCTCATCGCCTACGAGATGGGCGGCGACCGCCGGGCGCAGACCCGTGCGGCCGCCGCGTACGCGATCTGCGGGCAGTTCATCGGGAGCGGGCACTACCTGGCGACCTCGACGATCGACCCGGCCTTGTGGGCGCTCATCGCGTGGCTGCTCGTGCGGTGGATGCGGACGCGTGACGACAACCTGTTGCTGTGGCTGGGCGTGGCCACCGCCGTCGCGCTGAACGTCAAGCTCCTCGTCGCGACGTTCTGGGTCGCCGCCGGGGTCGCGATCCTCATCTTCGGACCCCGGGATCTCTTGCGCAGGCCGAAACTCTGGCTCGGCGCGGGAATCGCCGCGGTGTCGCTCGTGCCCACGCTGTGGTGGCAGGCCTCGAACGGCTGGCCGCAACTGGAGATGGGCGACGTCATCGCGCACGAGACCACCGGCGGCTGGAGCGGCCGCGCCGGGTTCCTGCCCGCCCTGCTGACCGGGGCCGGGCTCGGCATCGGTGTCGTGGGCGTCCTTTATGGACTCGGGGTGCTGCTGTTCTCGGCCAAGTCGCGCGAGTACCGTTTCCTCGGCTGGACCGCCGTCGGGGTGATCGCGCTGTTCATCCTGTCCAACGGCCGGTACTACTACGCGGCGGGCATGTTCGGCGTCCTGTGGGCGGGCGCGGCCGTCCACTTCGGACAGCTGAAGCCGTCACTGTGGTTCCGCTGGATCCCGACCTGGCCGGTGTTCCTGCTTTCCGCGCTGTACACCCTTCCGTACGCGCTGCCGGTCTGGCCCGCCACCTGGCTCGCGGAAGGCCGCGAGGTCCCGCGTCCGGCGTACGCGCTGGAGGAGATCGGCTGGCCGGACCTCGCCCGTTCGGTCGCGGACGCCTATCACCGGCTCCCGCCGGAGCAGCGAGCGCGCACCACGCTCGTCACGGCCGGGTACTGGCAGGCCGGGGCGCTGGACCGGTACGGCGCCGACTACGGACTGCCCGCCGTGTACAGCCCCAGCCGGGGCTTCTGGTATTTCGGCCGCCCGCCCGAGACCGCGGACAGCGTGCTGTTCGTCGGACCCGATCCGGCGCGGCTGCTGCGTTCGTTCACCGAAGCCCGGATCGTTTCCCACGTCGACAACGAGCTCGGTGTCCGCAACGTGAGCCGCGGGATGCCGATCTGGCTGGTCACCGGCCACACCGAATCCTGGGCGACGGCGTGGCCCGGCCTGCGGGAATTCCGCGTGTGA